The Amblyomma americanum isolate KBUSLIRL-KWMA unplaced genomic scaffold, ASM5285725v1 scaffold_393, whole genome shotgun sequence genome includes the window GCGGCGCCGCTTCTGGGCGACGCGCGGGAAGCCGGGAGCACGAGCGGCGAAGAGAGATGAGCACCTCGATTACGCACACGGCCCCGAACTTGCAGACAACGCTGGCGACGGGACGACCCATCTATTGGCCATGCGTTATGTCTCTGCTGGCCGACGCCGTTTCCAGAAAAAGGGGACAAATGACAgttctgtgcgtgtgcgtgtgctgaTGTGCCTGCCTCTAATTGTCAGCGCAGTCCGACTTCCTGAGGGGAAGGTGCTGTGTACGACTGCGCTTGCTTTTCTTGTGTTGTGCTTGCTTTTGTGGGTCACGTGGGTCTCGCTGGAAGCACGGTGGGCCCGCCTAAATGcccagctattggcgacttctaCGACCCAATCAGCGATGAGCTGAGGGGTTAAGAGACGATGTTGGCGGGAAGCTAGGGGTTCTCGCCAGGAGCTTTGGACAGGGAGAGCTCTGGCGGCTCCACTCTGTTGTTGATCTCCCTTTGTCCTGTTCTGTCTAAACTGTATCATCCATGTTACTCTAATCTCACCTGTATAAAGTTTTGTTTGTTCGTCCAAAGACGAAAATCGTCATCCTCCTTCGCTCAACTGCCAATCAGAATTCCGGGCCGTAGCGACAACGAGACGGCCTGACCTCGCTACGCAACAGCAAGCGAGGAAGAAAAGAacctcaactggcgcagtcgaacAGGATTGGCAGCCATCGCATCCGGCTCGAGCGAAGACCCAGAGGTGTCGGGTCCTGAACACCGGAAGACAGCGCTCGACGGACCGTCAGCGACAGCGGAACTGCGTGACAGCGGAGCTTCAGAGGCACTGGGACCCAGGGACCTTCGGGGTACAGTCGTCCCAAGCGGCCTGCAGGGAGTGGCTTCACGGCAGGGAGCAGCAGAGCGCACCGACGGGAGCGAGCGTCGACGCAACACTGGTGAGCGGGATTTCTTACGATTCGCTAGGGGACTCTCGGCTCGAATTTAAAGGGGTGTATGGTTAGGACGCGGGGCATGATGGCGAGCACGGCGGACAGTGAGACAGAGGAGAGCGGCATGACACCGAAAACATCCACAGATGAAACATCTAACCTAGGGGAAAGCAGAGCGCCCCCGGGAGGGACAGCTCAAGTCGAGACAGGCAGTGAGCTCCCCGGGGTAGCTGCTGATATAGAACCGGATTCTTATGCTTTGCGGCGCCTAGAGCTAGATTTTGAGCTGCAAAGACTCAAACTGGAGGCAGAGGAGCGCATAGCGATGAGGAGGGCTGAACTGGAGTTTGGGGGTGCCAGGCAGTCCCCACCTGTCTCGGATTGGAGCGGGCAGCGGCAGACAGGCCTGGACCCGACCACTCAGTGTGCTAAAGTCCTTAAGGGACTAAGGCTGCCAGCCGACTCAGATGTACCTATGTGGTTTGATGAAGTCGAACGGATGTTTGCGACTTACAACGTCCCCGATTCCAGTAGGGTGCACTTGATTATTCCGACTCTAACGGAGCGGGTGAGGTACTTGTTGCGTGGACTGGGAGACGAAGCGTGCCGTGATTACGAGGCGGTGAAGGCGGCGGTCTTGAGTGAGCTTCAGCTAAGCCCGCCCGAGTATTTAGAGAGGTTCGAAGGAGCGTCTAAACGGAAGGATGAAACATGGGCACAGTTCGCATCACGGGTAAAAACTTATTTCGAGTATTACCTCCGTTCAAGACAAGCGAGCTCCAAGGAGGAAGTGGTTTCGCTCATAGTAGCTGACCGAATGAAGGCGAGCCTTAGTGCGGAAGGCCTTGAGCACATTCGCTTACGCGAGGGCGAGAAATGGCTTAGGCCAGATGAGGTTGCGCGGGCGATGCAAACTTTCGAGCAGGCGAAAGGAAAGAACCGCGGAGTGAGACAGGCGAGCGCACAGCCAGCAAGCAAAGAACAGGCTGGCCCACGCAGCGCGTCGCTGGCCCCATCACGGGCTGCACACGACGGGAAACGGCAGCCCACATGCTACGTATGTCGAGCTGCAGGTCATCTCGCTAAAGACTGCCCGCGAGTTATTCAAAAGAAAGACGATAACCGTAGAGACGCCCGGGCAAACGCGGTGACAATAGCAGACCCAGGGACTGTCAGGGACGCCCCGGCGAGTCACTCGGTGAACGTTTTGGTCGCAGAAATCAAGGTGCCTCAGCGAGAGGAAATACGGAAGTCCAGGCTGCAACAAGTGCAGCTGGACTGCGCTGGCGTACCCACCGTGGCCATACTGGATACCGGCAGCGAGGTCACCGTTGTGAGGGAGGACCTCGTGCCGAACGCGTATCGTGAAACAACGGGCAACATTAGGTTAGTGGCAGCCTTCGGAAACACAATCGAAGCAAAATTAGTAAGTCTCCCCATCGGTCTGAGGTCGTCCGCGTTACTGTTAGAGCCGCAAAAGGTGCGGATTATTTGTGCACTGACCAATAAGCTCGCCGAAGGAGTGGACTGTCTTCTGTCTAAAGAAGACTGGGAGCTGTTATCACAAGGCAGCCAGGGTGAAGCAGTGGCAGTCTTTGCCGAGACCCCTAAATCCGATGCGACAATTGGCCAGCCCGGTAGCGAGTTTGGTACAGGAAGCGAAACGGTATCTGAGGCGATTATACTTGAAACAAGTGCGGAAGCCCCGCCGGCCGAATTGCGGGATGAGGAAGTGACGGACGCACCGGAGACTCTCAGCCAGCGGGAGAAATTTCGTGCAGCGCAGGTGAGCGACGAAAGTCTCCGAAAGGCTTGGTCTGACGCGAAATCCGGAAAGGGGGGCATGTTCATATCGGAGGGACTGCTGTACCACTGGGACACGATCGCTGGTGCCAGGGTTAAGCAGTTGGTGTTGCCCTGCGAAAGACGTCAGGAGGTACTGCTGCTGGCGCATGAGTCCCTGTGGGGAGGCCATCTCGGGCCCAGGAAAACAAGGGCAAGGATAAAATACAGCTTTTATTGGCCTGGCCTCGAACAGGAAGTGAAGCAGCACTGTAGAACATGTCACGGGTGCCAAATCCGATCAGACAGGTCGATCCGAGATAGGGTGCCTATCACTCCCCTCACTAGGCCGGAACACCCGTTCCAGGTGGTTAACGTGGATATAATAGGGCCGATTGACGTGCCTTCCGCGCGAGGGCACAAGTATGCACTTTGCCTGGTGGACCTATGTACGCGATGGCCTGAAGTGATTTGCTTGCGTTCACTAACAGCAAGAGCGACGTGCGACGCGTTGCTGACAGTGTTTAGTCGCACAGGTGTACCCGAGGTCATATGTAGCGATCAGGGAACAAACTTTACCTCGCAGCTCACACAGGCGTTCCTCGCTAGGCTGGGATGTTCGCCCCGCTTTTCTACGCCGGAACATCCAGAGAGCAACGGGACCGTCGAGAGGTGGAACCGCGTACTCAAGAACATGATATTTCATGTTGTGGGAAAGGACGCCAAAAACTGGGACAAACTAATCCCATTCGTGCTGTGGGCATACAGGGAGGTCCCCCACGACACAACAGGCGTGGCCCCGTTTCGTTTGCTTTACGGCAGGAATCCGACCGGACCGCTCGCGATCCTGCAGCGCACGTGGACGGGTGAGATACGGGTCCCAAGTACACTCAGAGAGGCGCCCGCGAAATACCTTCAGCAGCTTCGCGAACAGATGGAGATAGCGGCTGAGGTAGCAGGACTAACGGCTACCGCTCGCCAAGGTAGCTACGCTCAGGCATACAACAGGGCTACACGTGTTAAGAGCTTCAATGTCGGCGACCAGGTGCTTTTGTTCGACACAGATCGTGGCGGCAAGCTCTCACCGAAATGGCTGGGGCCGTTCCCAGTGGTAGGACGAGAGAGACAAAATTCTTACCGCATCGATACTGGGGCGCGAAAGACGTCTGTTGTACATGCCAACCGGCTCCGGCCATATTACGCGCGAGTCAGTCACGTAGGCGTAGTGTTCGATGAAGATGAGGAGTTTGGAAACGTAGAGTACGCGCCTTGCGCGGAAGCCGGAATTCAAGGACAAACTCCCATTGAAGCAACAAAAATGGCCCATCTCAAAGAAGAACAACGTTCCGAAATAGCGGAGCTCTTCGCGAGGTACCCAGAGGTGTTTAGCGAAACCCCCGGGATCGCGGAAGTGGGAACCCATCGGATCGTGCTCGAGGACGGTTACAGACCCAAACGAGCCTTCCCGTATCGAGTGCCCGAACTTCTCAGGAAGGAGGTCAGCCGCCAAGTGGAGGAGCTATTAGAGCTAGGGCTGATATACCCAGTCGAAAGCGACTGCGCGCATCCCG containing:
- the LOC144112529 gene encoding uncharacterized protein LOC144112529; this translates as MVRTRGMMASTADSETEESGMTPKTSTDETSNLGESRAPPGGTAQVETGSELPGVAADIEPDSYALRRLELDFELQRLKLEAEERIAMRRAELEFGGARQSPPVSDWSGQRQTGLDPTTQCAKVLKGLRLPADSDVPMWFDEVERMFATYNVPDSSRVHLIIPTLTERVRYLLRGLGDEACRDYEAVKAAVLSELQLSPPEYLERFEGASKRKDETWAQFASRVKTYFEYYLRSRQASSKEEVVSLIVADRMKASLSAEGLEHIRLREGEKWLRPDEVARAMQTFEQAKGKNRGVRQASAQPASKEQAGPRSASLAPSRAAHDGKRQPTCYVCRAAGHLAKDCPRVIQKKDDNRRDARANAVTIADPGTVRDAPASHSVNVLVAEIKVPQREEIRKSRLQQVQLDCAGVPTVAILDTGSEVTVVREDLVPNAYRETTGNIRLVAAFGNTIEAKLVSLPIGLRSSALLLEPQKVRIICALTNKLAEGVDCLLSKEDWELLSQGSQGEAVAVFAETPKSDATIGQPGSEFGTGSETVSEAIILETSAEAPPAELRDEEVTDAPETLSQREKFRAAQVSDESLRKAWSDAKSGKGGMFISEGLLYHWDTIAGARVKQLVLPCERRQEVLLLAHESLWGGHLGPRKTRARIKYSFYWPGLEQEVKQHCRTCHGCQIRSDRSIRDRVPITPLTRPEHPFQVVNVDIIGPIDVPSARGHKYALCLVDLCTRWPEVICLRSLTARATCDALLTVFSRTGVPEVICSDQGTNFTSQLTQAFLARLGCSPRFSTPEHPESNGTVERWNRVLKNMIFHVVGKDAKNWDKLIPFVLWAYREVPHDTTGVAPFRLLYGRNPTGPLAILQRTWTGEIRVPSTLREAPAKYLQQLREQMEIAAEVAGLTATARQGSYAQAYNRATRVKSFNVGDQVLLFDTDRGGKLSPKWLGPFPVVGRERQNSYRIDTGARKTSVVHANRLRPYYARVSHVGVVFDEDEEFGNVEYAPCAEAGIQGQTPIEATKMAHLKEEQRSEIAELFARYPEVFSETPGIAEVGTHRIVLEDGYRPKRAFPYRVPELLRKEVSRQVEELLELGLIYPVESDCAHPVVCVGKKDGSVRLCVDYRALNAGTKTDAFPMMHAQELIMKVGQSKFITVVDLRRGYWQVPVEQESQHLTAFVTHDGQYAWRVMPFGLKNAAATFQRMMNVLLSKHQGYATAYLDDVAIFSQSWSEHLEHLESIMSLLREAKLKVSSQKCQIGQARIRYLGHVVGGGTHGPDPDKLAAIRDIHAPKTRKELRSFLGLCGYYREYVKGYAEVASPLTALTKRGVPNPIPWSDEAQRAFEQMKMSLCRATMLSTPDLSKPYWLFTDASEIAAGACLAQMDDGGRERPIAFASHRFTPTQSRWSTIEREAFAVIWALKKFDYWVFGAEINVVSDHNPLSYLTACTPHGAKLTRWALALQRYNVAITHRKGANNANADALSRLPNVTWEGADRA